From Daucus carota subsp. sativus chromosome 6, DH1 v3.0, whole genome shotgun sequence, the proteins below share one genomic window:
- the LOC108226360 gene encoding F-box protein CPR1, with product MLNVTPYLTDDLLSQILDRLPVKTLLQCRCVCKPWCSLIDSPRFVKLHLKRSAECNKNRSVVIRGFYAYLADFDSLEDNSTAVIIDEPLRSVLRGTGLVGSCNGLLCLYQQKMDIFIWNPAMRKCKQLPTAPADFVCPFSVDPFFLRGFGYDAVNDDYKVLRILHPDGREAGSKVIVYSLKSDSWKRLPDISYPYQIVRDLGMFLGGALHWIAVTTLGVEICLIILAFDLGVENYKEIPLPNLRFKKSNKLNLCTFADSLCVLLLEADIRIDVWLMNNYGDGNSWCKLFSLEHTQLVSPSLSVRPLAFSKSRRDVLVEVSDKKVIWYNLDRKNLRTVKIANMPAVFHDMEVYTESLVPPDYFLSCNGKQPEEEKKQKRQQKRNER from the coding sequence ATGCTGAATGTGACCCCGTACCTGACGGACGATCTGCTTTCTCAAATTTTGGATCGCCTTCCGGTCAAGACTCTGTTGCAATGTAGATGTGTTTGTAAACCATGGTGTTCTCTCATTGATAGTCCGCGTTTTGTCAAATTACATCTCAAGAGGTCCGCTGAATGCAACAAAAATAGGAGTGTTGTTATTCGAGGTTTTTATGCTTACTTGGCGGATTTTGATTCTCTGGAAGACAATTCTACTGCTGTAATAATTGATGAACCACTTAGGAGTGTTCTCCGCGGTACTGGACTTGTGGGTTCGTGCAATGGCTTACTCTGCTTGTATCAACAGAAGATGGATATTTTCATTTGGAACCCTGCAATGAGAAAGTGCAAGCAGTTACCTACAGCACCAGCTGATTTTGTTTGTCCTTTCAGCGTTGATCCGTTTTTCCTACGTGGCTTTGGGTATGATGCTGTTAATGATGATTACAAGGTCCTGAGAATTCTTCATCCTGATGGTCGTGAGGCAGGCTCGAAGGTTATAGTTTACAGCCTAAAAAGTGACTCATGGAAAAGGCTTCCAGATATTTCTTATCCCTACCAAATAGTTCGAGATTTGGGTATGTTTCTGGGTGGAGCTCTGCATTGGATTGCAGTTACGACTCTGGGTGTTGAAATCTGCCTAATAATTCTTGCTTTTGATCTTGGTGTTGAAAATTATAAGGAGATCCCATTACCTAATCTTCGATTCAAGAAATCTAATAAGTTGAATCTATGTACCTTTGCGGATTCCCTTTGTGTGCTCCTACTCGAAGCTGACATTCGTATAGACGTATGGTTGATGAATAATTATGGGGATGGAAATTCGTGGTGCAAGCTATTTTCACTAGAGCACACACAGTTAGTTAGTCCTTCTCTGTCTGTTAGGCCACTTGCTTTTTCAAAAAGTCGCAGGGATGTTCTTGTAGAAGTGAGTGACAAGAAGGTAATATGGTATAACCTTGACAGGAAGAATTTAAGGACGGTTAAGATTGCTAATATGCCAGCTGTGTTTCATGATATGGAAGTCTACACTGAAAGTCTTGTTCCACCTGACTACTTTTTAAGTTGCAATGGGAAGCAgccagaagaagaaaagaaacagAAGCGTCAACAAAAGAGGAATGAGAGGTAA